In Brienomyrus brachyistius isolate T26 chromosome 3, BBRACH_0.4, whole genome shotgun sequence, the following proteins share a genomic window:
- the LOC125739462 gene encoding protein ADM2-like yields the protein MQPLPPVALCCITLLSLQQQLLAGPAGVRLHTYRLNSEKKQQALEEVEDMKVGPVSSHPTPPHTPLEAKRLLWRRLLFQSPPTQESGHSPAPPRVRSLRAPSGTQRHRRRSRRERRQSNSALRGHQHAQLMRVGCVLGTCQVQNLSHRLYQLIGQSGRESSSPINPRSPHSYG from the exons ATGCAGCCCCTTCCCCCAGTCGCCTTGTGCTGCATCACCCTGCTCTCcctgcagcagcagctgctcGCCGGGCCAGCCGGAGTCCGCCTCCACACCTACAG GTTGAATTCCGAGAAAAAGCAACAGGCCCTGGAGGAGGTTGAGGACATGAAGGTGGGGCCAGTCTCCAGCCACCCCACGCCACCGCACACTCCCCTGGAAGCCAAGCGGTTGCTGTGGAGACGCCTTCTGTTCCAGAGCCCCCCGACCCAAGAGTCAGGCCACTCCCCAGCCCCGCCCCGAGTGAGGAGCCTCCGGGCGCCCAGTGGCACGCAGCGGCACAGGCggcggagcaggagggagcggcGGCAGAGCAATAGCGCCCTCAGGGGCCACCAGCACGCCCAGCTGATGCGTGTCGGCTGTGTCCTCGGTACCTGCCAGGTGCAGAACCTCAGTCACCGCCTCTACCAGCTGATTGGCCAGAGTGGCCGGGAAAGCTCCTCCCCCATAAACCCCAGGAGTCCTCACAGTTATGGATGA